One window from the genome of Desulforamulus ruminis DSM 2154 encodes:
- the cobM gene encoding precorrin-4 C(11)-methyltransferase gives MIYFVGAGPGDPELLTVKGQGLLQEADLVVYAGSLVPEAVLGCCRHDAEKIDSAKLALEEIVSLMIGAYRQGKKIVRLHTGDPGLYGAIGEQMKELDQQGIPYEVIPGVSSFLAAAAALKREYTVPGGSQTLIVTRLAGRTPVPPEQALDKLAAHKGSMAIFLSVGMADRVQEELLRQYPPKTPVAVVERVSWPEQRIIEGELRQLTRMVQEAGITRTALILVGDFLKENGKSLLYDGEFQHGYRQD, from the coding sequence ATGATTTATTTTGTAGGGGCCGGACCGGGAGATCCGGAGCTTTTAACGGTCAAGGGGCAGGGGCTGCTGCAGGAAGCGGATCTGGTGGTCTACGCCGGATCTCTGGTTCCCGAAGCGGTGCTGGGCTGCTGCCGGCATGATGCTGAAAAGATTGACAGCGCCAAGTTGGCATTGGAGGAAATTGTCTCTTTAATGATCGGAGCTTACCGGCAGGGGAAAAAGATTGTGCGTCTGCATACCGGGGATCCCGGTTTATACGGAGCCATTGGTGAACAAATGAAGGAATTGGATCAGCAGGGGATACCCTATGAAGTCATTCCCGGAGTCAGTTCCTTTTTAGCCGCCGCTGCCGCTTTAAAACGGGAGTACACCGTTCCTGGAGGCTCCCAAACCCTCATTGTCACCCGTTTGGCCGGCCGTACTCCGGTGCCCCCGGAACAGGCCCTGGACAAATTGGCTGCACACAAGGGTTCCATGGCTATTTTTTTGTCCGTGGGCATGGCGGACCGGGTTCAGGAGGAATTGCTCCGGCAATATCCGCCTAAAACACCGGTGGCTGTGGTGGAACGGGTCTCCTGGCCGGAACAGAGAATCATTGAAGGAGAACTGCGGCAGTTGACCCGGATGGTTCAGGAGGCCGGCATCACCCGAACGGCTTTAATCCTGGTGGGCGATTTCCTGAAAGAAAACGGCAAGTCTTTGCTCTATGACGGGGAGTTCCAGCATGGATACCGCCAGGACTAA
- the cbiT gene encoding precorrin-6Y C5,15-methyltransferase (decarboxylating) subunit CbiT: MSKVEWSYATPGIPDHLFRRVHGIPMTKQEIRLISICKLRIFPGATVYDIGAGTGSVTVECALLAAPGTVYALEKDSIADELVETNVRRFGLNNVKLVPGYAPDTLDKLPPADRIFIGGSAGALAEILQAADEKLKSGGWLVANAVTLETGPQVLKFLEEKGYQQVDAVSISIARAKALGRSHLWEAQNPVQIISGQKS, encoded by the coding sequence AAAGTGGAATGGTCCTATGCAACACCAGGTATTCCCGATCATCTTTTTAGAAGAGTCCATGGCATTCCCATGACCAAGCAGGAAATTCGCCTGATTTCCATCTGTAAGCTCCGGATTTTTCCCGGGGCTACGGTTTATGACATTGGCGCCGGCACCGGCAGTGTTACGGTGGAATGCGCCCTGCTGGCCGCGCCCGGGACCGTTTACGCCCTGGAAAAGGATAGTATTGCCGATGAACTGGTGGAGACCAATGTGCGGAGATTTGGCTTGAATAACGTGAAACTGGTGCCCGGTTATGCTCCGGATACCCTGGACAAACTGCCTCCGGCGGACCGGATATTTATTGGCGGCAGTGCCGGTGCACTGGCGGAGATTTTACAGGCGGCGGATGAAAAATTAAAATCCGGGGGCTGGCTGGTAGCCAACGCCGTTACTCTGGAAACCGGCCCGCAGGTGCTTAAATTTCTGGAGGAAAAAGGGTACCAGCAGGTGGACGCGGTCAGTATCAGTATCGCCCGGGCGAAAGCCTTGGGGCGTTCTCACCTGTGGGAGGCTCAGAACCCGGTACAAATCATTTCCGGTCAAAAGAGTTAA